The window TTGCTTTTGTAACAATTCCGAAACTTGATAAATAAAATAAAAATCCATTCTTAATAAAATGGATTTTCTTTTTTTGATGTAAAACTTAAAAATATGGCGGAAGTAAAGAGATTCGAACTCTTGCGTGACTTTCATCACCTAACGGTTTTCGAGACCGGCCCCTTCAACCAGACTTGGGTATACTTCCTTATTTTTTATTTTGTTATGGCAGGGGTGACAGGACTTGAACCCACAGCATACGGTTTTGGAGACCGTTGTTCTACCATTGAACTACACCCCTAGTTTCTTTAAAATAATAACATAAAAAAAATAAAATCTTGGGTAAAAATAAAAAAGTATTTTTTAAAATACTACTTTTAAAATATGGCAGGGGTGACAGGACTTGAACCCACAACACTCGGATTTGAAGTCCGATGTTCTACCATTGAACTACACCCCTAATTTTATTGTGCTAAATTAACACTTATTTATTTTAACAAATAAATTCTTAAAATTAAATAATTAAATCTTAAATTTATATTTTTTAAAGCACAAAAAATCTGAAACTAATCTAAATCATCATCAAAATGAGTATGTTCCGTACGGTTTAACCGTTGACATTCTTCACACAAACCATGTCCTTCAATTTTAAAATGAATTGGTTTTCAGTAAATTTTTTCTAAAGCTTTCCCTAAACTAACAATATCAATTGATTTTAAAACTGCTTCATCTTTAATATGAAGAACTTTCTTACATGAGTCACAAATGGCATGAAACGAAGGATTCTCAGCGAGGTCATATCAAATTTGTTTACCATCAAAAGTATTGCTAAAAAGTATATGTTCTTTTAAGAGCATATCAATAGTATTGTATACTGACATTAAATTGACATTTTGGTATTCTTTTTCTAAATATTCAACAATTACGGACAAAGTTAAGTGTTTTTTATCAGTTAAAATTTTAATAATTGATAAGCGAATATCCGTTAACCGATAGTTTTTATCTTTTAAAATTTGAACAATCTTATCGTACGATAAAGCCATAAAAATTCCTTATTTCTTTAAATTATCAATAATTTTAACTAAGTCATTTAATGTTTTAATTTCTGTTAACTTATCATCTGGAATGCGAATTGATAATTTTTCTTCAGCTAAAATAACCAAATCCATTAAATCTAATGAATCAAGACCAAGATCTTTAAAATTAGTATTCAAATCAACTGTTTTACTAATCCCCCTTTGTTTTAAAACTTTCTTTAGTTCTTCCATAATATTCATAATGCAATATCACCTCTATTTATTACTATATTTATAATTATAACAAATAAAATTAAAAATAAATCTTTTCCACTTTTTTAAATGAAATCTTAAATTTTAATACGCTAAGAATTAATTATTATGTTAGCTAACGTATAATGAATAATTGTATTTACTTTTGATAACCCATAATATTCATTACTGCAATCAAAAACGAGATAACTATCTTCATTATTAATAGTTGGAAAGACATTAATTCACTGCGCTAAAAATATTTTTTTAACGCGCAAGTTTAAAAAAATAGTCATTATGTTGGAAAGTAAAAGCATTATTAAATTGGTAACTAGCTAAAGCCAGTTCATAAGAATAATCATTTGTTGGGTGGGGGTTGGTGTTGCTTAATAATAAGATTTTGGTAAATTAAAACTCCGAGACAAGTTAGAAAAGCTAAAATAACAATAATAAAAAAACTGACAATAATTTGGCGCTTAAATTTTCATTGTTTAAACTTGGTAACACTTTTCTTGTCATAAGTAA is drawn from Spiroplasma mirum ATCC 29335 and contains these coding sequences:
- a CDS encoding acyl carrier protein, whose amino-acid sequence is MNIMEELKKVLKQRGISKTVDLNTNFKDLGLDSLDLMDLVILAEEKLSIRIPDDKLTEIKTLNDLVKIIDNLKK
- a CDS encoding Fur family transcriptional regulator, with translation MALSYDKIVQILKDKNYRLTDIRLSIIKILTDKKHLTLSVIVEYLEKEYQNVNLMSVYNTIDMLLKEHILFSNTFDGKQIWYDLAENPSFHAICDSCKKVLHIKDEAVLKSIDIVSLGKALEKIYWKPIHFKIEGHGLCEECQRLNRTEHTHFDDDLD